The DNA region TACACTAGTGATATATTTTTTGAACAAATAATATTACCAGTTAATGAAGTTTCAACCTAAATATGTCGCAACTATAAGAGAAGCATCATTCTAAAACCAAAATGGCATAATTAGAATTACAACAACAAATGGTCAATAGCCTAGGTGATTTGTCCCACTTATTTCTCTTTATATTCGTTGAAAGAACATTCAAAACTGAATGACAAGCAGCAACGTAATTTTCAAGCCAAAAGCCTAGGTGTTGGATGACTACGTTCTAGAATCTTCGTGAACCAAAAAGGAAAAAGGCTTAGTGAAATTACTAATGGATAAAGAAGAAGCAAGAATTACAGAAGATGATTATTATTGAAATGATTCAAAATGTATAAGAATCAATACCTCCATTAGCTAGCACACTGCATATTATCTAATTCTCATTAAAAGCTCTCTGATTTCTCTGTATACGTTTAGAAACAATAATAAACCGGCCCCTATGCGCAAACACTTCACCATTACAATAATAATAGCAAGCTGTTGCTAACAAAACATTTGCTCCTATAGTATGCAAAAAGGAACATGAGGCAAGATGATAGTCGAGATTTCATTCTCTCGCAGATTTATGAGGCCACTGAAACATCATCTGGGGTAGAAAGAACTGTGAGAGATGTTGGCAATTGAAGCCGAATCACCTTCTCTATGGGGATAAGATGGGGTATCCCAAGGGTCGTGAAGCTCCATGGTTTTCTCATCTATAAATGGAGGATTAGTCGGTGCAGGTAACTCCTCTTCTTTCTTTACCAGCATCTGCAATGCCTTGGACATAGATGGTCTTAATCCCGGAACCTCTTGTGTGCACAAAAGTCCGACATGTACCACTCTTAGAACCTCATTTTTTACATTGATTGTATGGTAGTTGCGCAACATAAGATTTGGATCAAACAATTCCTCTACTCTCCCATGTTGAAAATGCTGCCATGCCTGTTATCATCCAATATACGGAAACAGCTAAACCAATGAGCAAAAACTTTCTATATATTGGAAGTACATATAAGAATTTGTTCACAACTTACAATAGAAATTAAGCTGTCAGAGTATTCAGTGTGTTTGCTTCTATTATTCTGCCTTCCCGTAACAATCTCCAATAAGAGAACACCAAAGCTGTAAACATCTGCCTTTTCGGTTAATTGGCCATGGGCCAAGTATTCTGGGGCCATATATCCTCTGTGAAGGAAAGAATGGAAAATTAACCATTGATTAAGAGATAACTAATATTTAGTGAGCAAAAGTTTTAAGCTATGATATAAATGGTGAAAGAAAAGAATCACTAACAAAGTCCCAGCAATGGCAGTGCTTATGTGACTCTTGTCTTCTTGGAAAGACCTGGCCAACCCAAAATCAGCAATTTTTGCTCTGAGCCTTGAATCCAACAGAATATTGCTGGCTTTTATATCTCTATGAATAATCCTCGTCTTATTGTTTTCGTGGAGGTAGACCAAACCTTCTGCAGTCCCTATAATGATGTCAAATCTTTTTTCCCAGTTCAGTGTTTTACCTTTGCTAGGGTCTGCCAATTTCAAGGTTTCGTGCCAACAAGAATCAAGAGTGAGACAAAGTCATTGCAGCAGTTGTATAAAACAAAATTTAAGATAGAGCAAAGTCTGCTACTGCTACCCACCAAAGATAAACCGATCAAGACTCTGGTTCGGGAGGAACTCATATACGAGAAGGCTTTCAGGTCCAGAACAGCTGCATCCTAATAGCCTTACTAGATTTTTGTGCTCAACACTGCTAATAATGTTGACTTCGTTGTAGAAGTCTGCAGCTCTGTGTTTGTTATTGAAGAACAGCCTTTTGACAGCAATCTCTCTCCCATCTGGTAGAACTCCCTGACAACATAAGCATATCGTATAGACTTACTCTGATGTGAAGATGTGGATACTCGTAATTGTGAATTAGAGTAATGGATAAACTGAAAACATAAAATATGTTAACCGGTAATATTCTCAGCCCACTACCTTGTAAACTGTGCCAAATCCACCTTGACCGAGCTTGTTCGCCTCATCAAAAGACCCGGTGGCTTTCTCAAGAGTTGAATACTTGAAGTTCAGACTACTATCGTGAAGGGTCTTCACTAATTTCTCCACATCATTGGAACCTGGATATTTCAAACTCTTAGTTACTTCAGAAATATTCAAAGCTAAAGCCATAGCTGAAATATTACCAAAGGTTTTACCTTTTCTCTTCTTCTGTATTTGTTTGTTCTTCCACATATAAAAGGCGATAACAGCTCCCACTACCAAAACGACCACAGCACTAACAACAGCAATTACAATTACTACCACATTTCCTGAAAATTTGTCAATTTATCAGACACATGGTCCACATGACAGtttcaaaagaagaagacagtAAAAATTACCATTTGATGATGAGTCTCCACTGGTAGCTAAAGCGTTAAGAAAATTAACATCCGAGTACCTCATGAAGCATCCAGTGTACAACGCTCGGCCTTCTGACCAGGGTAAGCACCCCATCATAGAGGCAGATGCATTTTGCAAACAAGCTCGGCACGAGTTAGCACTCAGTGTTCTCCAGCAATCAGCTAGGACATAAGCTGTCTCATTTGTTGCCCCGGGCACTGCCACTTCAGCGCTTGCATAGCCATTATTGTTTGGTGCATTAGCAACAGCTTGCTGAACAGCCCGTCTAGCGGTTTGTTGGAACAAAGAACCCTTTCTGGTTCTATTTCCACAGACATGTCTGTCTTCAGGTCCTAAATACTGGTCATAGAATGTGTAATTCTCAGCCCGCATAAAGCAGCCATCGAGATAAATTCGCCCTCCATTGAAAGGAAAGCACTGAGGAAGGACTGTTCGGGCTTCAGCATAGCATAAGACACAGTCAAGTAAAGAAAGATCACCATAGCACTGTGCTAGTCCATAGTTAGCGTCCAGTCCAGTGCCGGTGACTGCTACTCCATAGCCTCTAGTTCTCATTTGCTCACTTATGGTTTCCATTGTGGCAACAAAATTTGGGACATAAATTGTAGTATTATGCTCCAGTTGGTTACCGCATATGATCTGGACCGTCTGAGATCTAGGTTCTGCCTCGGATACATTTGGTAGAAGTAAAATTGATAGAATAACAAATAGTCTAAATGCAACTAATGTCACTACTTTCTCCATTGCCTGACCGCAAGATCTTAGATTTGATGAAATGCCTGCTCAACATAGGACGAATTTGAGTAGAATACTTCAGGGACTTATAAGTGAAATCAATCGAATATAAGAAGATCAAATCACTGCATAAAAGCTATGAAGAGTTAAAGCTTTATTAGATTATTGTCTTCTTTCTTGTAAATGTTGAGGAATATGAAAACCATGAAGAATTTGACAAGATAGCTTCCTTTCATAACCAAAAAGTTTGTCAACAAAGTCCAAAGACTATAATCATTTTCCTTTATTTCTGTAAAACTCTCGTTCCACCTTTATTAACAATCAATGAGTCATGACAagaatagcctgtttggccaagctttttggggggccaaaagtgcttttggcaaaaaattgaggtgtttgtccaagcttttagaaggaaaaaaaagtgtttttgaggagaagcagaagcagtttttgagaaaaagaaaaatgtagcttctctccaaaaatacttttctgagaagcacttttgagaaaaatacacttagaagcagttttcaaaagattggccaaacactaattattgctcaaaagtatttttcaaattaattagtcaaacacaaactgattctcACTAAAAAGTACTTTtatgaaaagcacttttgaaaaaagcagttttcaaaataagcagattttagaagtttggccaaacaggctagaGTCTTGGTTTCACATTCATTtcccaaaatctgatatttttcgCTCAAAGCAACATCGAAAAGAGACAAGAAAAACTTCATGGTTGAAACTACTGCAGCATCCTATATTAGACTAAGATTTAATTTATATTCACTGACACGGTAAAGAATCTTTACACCACCAGTATATTTTAATCTGTTGTAGCAAATGATCTACCTTATTTTTCATGTTACTAATCCCACTTATTACGGACCGTTACATATAATTATACTGTATTTTAGATGATTGGATTGTGAGTTTATaaaaaagttaaactcattagtgTAAAAGAAGTCTATGCACGTGGTAAATAAAATATGAGACaaagttgaaaattttgtttGTGTTCCATCTAGAAACAAAAGAAAGGTCAGCATTGAATGATTATACCAAAAAACCAACCATATAGATTTTCAAATACAAAAGTGAGACCCCACCTCATTACCACTTGGCTCAAACCAGATAATAAGACTAATGTGCCCCAATTGACCAGTTCGCCATCACATTTCCAACTCACAACTTACTCCCCCATCTtcaatacacaaaaataaaggtccatctttttttctcttcttcttattgtacttctctttatttatgtttttatgcAAAAAGCTCAAAACTTGATGCCCATGATTCAGAATTAGAGGAACAAACTAACAAAAGATACGGAAAAAAGAAGGGGAATTTCCTCAACCTGATCATAACAAAGTGTAAGAGTCCTCTTACTGATTTTACACGAAGCTTAAGACCAAAGAATGGTCTTGTAATCATTTCCAAGTAAATTGACAAAATGGGAGCTCTTTTCTCCAGAAATTAAGACATGATTGCCTAAAAAGTacgattaaaaaaaaagaaacaagaattaCAAAATCCTCAGAGTTGAACTGTATACagagagagaattctcaattttCAAAACTAGTTCTTTTCAGCTTCTTCAGTGGCCGAAAATAGACAAAAAGTCAAAGCGCTTCTAGCTCAAAGACATTAAAGGAAACTTCAATTTCAGGAAATAAAACTACTTGAAAACCAAAATTATTACCTTTTGTTCACATGGGGTTCCCGAAAATCGATTTCTTGAGCAAGATCGCTGGAGAAAATTGTTCAGCTGCCTTAACAACTCTGACAAAGAACAGAGGAGAGTGACGAAGAAAAAATAAAGGAACGATGAATAAAGGGATGAAATTAGTTTTATTATTAATAAGATGAGGAGTTAGTAAATGAGAGAATctaaggagaaaaagaagaaacaagtgGAAGATTTTGTAGAGGGGATATTTTGTCAAAGAGAAGACTTAAAAATCAGCAGCTATGGCCTATGGGGTATAAATTATAATGGAGGAGAGACTTTGAAATAAACGCGCTACTTTTAACCGAAACTTCCTTACAAGACCACGTAACCTTTTTTGTAGGGTCGTTTGTCCCGCTTGGGTTAAAAGTATGGGTGTTTAACCGGCCGGGTTGACCCGGTTCCGATCGGCCCAGACCGGTATTAAACCGGACCAAATCGGACCGGTAGGTAAGGGCCGGGCAGGGCTTGGTTCGGGGTAAGGAGTTGAGCCGGCTAGCTTCAAAATTTCGGTTAATCGGGCCGGTCTAGACCAGTAAAATCAAATCACTTGTTAACCGGTTAACTGGATCGGTCCAACggctattttagaaaaaaaaatttaaattaacttgaccgttggcaacggtcagtTTCCAATTTGATCGTTGCCCAACggatattttgcaagaatatccctttttgatattttttaaaaaataacacttttagtaattactaatttagccctttgaaaaactataaatacactcccctcttcttcatttcttcactcatctctcatttctcataCTCAAATTCTCAATTGTCATTCTCTTATTCTTCACCTAAATTGCAATCAACTATTTGACTCTATTTTTTTGGGAATTTAATTTATggtattatttgaagtttgaagtttgaactttgaaaaattgacgtttcttcgtgataacattggagttgcgaaattcaatttcaaatattcaagacttcaagaagaaagaaagaaaaatataaggatgCTGTTGAAAAAATacaagcaaaattcaaaaaatatttctttccaattcctccgatttacttaatGGGTGatgttttaaatccttctattaagatgtctaattgtcaccaattaatcaatgatttatatacttatatggagattggaccaatTGAAACTCCAGATATATATtgttgtatgaacaagctaaatgattatttacagcaattatataattattatgcaaatataattgatgatgatgctattaatgtaggcaatgttaatcTCATTATGCATTGTACTACTTCTACTGCATCTGCTACTATGGATGAAGATGAAGGCCTTGATGGTTATAAATATTTGGTCTATATTTCCTTTCACTCAAACCAGTAGCActcattgatgaacttcaattctacttgcaaaatcAAACagagcctcgcacaaaggaattttcaccgttgggatggtggcatgagaatAAAAAGTAATTTTCTGTTCTTTCcgctatggctcgggacgtgctgaatgtgccaatttcaactgttgcatcagagagtgcatttagtcaagcaagacaacaattaggagacacccgtcactcattgggaagcaatgctttggaaaTTTTAGTAtatttcagagattggattagatcggaacgaagaagtcagggacgtgaagatgttgataaaCCAGAAGATAAGGAACTTGGAGATGtattaacacatggtaacccatctaaatttaacactccagaagatggccaagaagttaatattgattatgaagaaatTACTAAgacaatgcaaaacctttgaagttctagatttatattttataattaaactttgaatttactcttttttgttaatttagttgttgttaaatgtaaacattaatttgcaagtttgaaataaaaaaaatcaaattataaGTACAATTTTTatccatcttcattgtattctattatattaaattcttaatgaaatattcaaataTAAGAATTTTAAAGCATTTGCATCCTTTATTCAAACACTCTTTTTATAACATTACTCTTTTTAtaacattattttttttattttatatttttattttatcttaatataaattacggtagttatacaaaatacaaaaaagaactaaaaaaattaaataaaaccatCCCGGCCCGGCCCCTTGAGCCCGGAACCATTCCGGTTCATTAAATCACCGGATGGGCTAGGGCCCGGTAAACCCGGTAACCGGCCCGGTCCATAGACCGGCCGGTCTCCTGTCTCCTTTTTCACTAGTCCGGACTGGCCCCTTGACACCTTtagttaaaagttaaaactgtgaatttttagcctttttaaattaattgtttaaaaaattatatatactaagcgTAAATATTGTTTTATACCATAAGTGTAATTTAATTTGTTGTACAAAGCTACTTGTCTTCTTTTGCAAGTTAATTGTACTTATTTTTAATTACCTTGTTGACTTGATAatgtaagaaaattaattttGTCAATGCATATATAGAAGTAAAGATTACAGGATTTAGTTTATATATATGATCAATATAAAAATCTTTAGCATGTTGTTTGCCTTGTTTTTCAAGTTAATAATCCCACTTtttaggatttaagttatatatacatgTCAAGATTTTTACACAATAAGTATTGTTTAATCTGTGATAGGATGTAAGTTATCATTTTTATTGATtactaattaataataataacaacaacaacatacccagtgaaATTTTATAAATAGGGTCTGagaagggtagtgtatacgcagaccttactcataccttgtgaaggtagagatgATATTTCTGATAGACCATCGGCTGAAAAGagattattaattaataattatcacaaaaatataaCTGTAAGTATTTTGACACCATCAGTACACGAAGTTAAACTTAATTATCTACTAACGGTAAATATATTAATGTTTTACACATTAGGTGTATTAACCTCGTCCAACAGGGTACCGGCTCTATCTCAAATCTAAATAACATATCACGTACTAATTTAGTTTAGACACTTACCTATAATACATTTTTGAGTTGTTTTATTATGTTGTATAGACATCTTTTATGTATAAAATCGaagtttagaaagaaaaaaaaacgaacaTCTTGGCTACTTAAAAGTTAAAACCCtcttaattcttttattttttcaggAAAAAATTACCAGTAGATTACCCAGGAGAGAGAAATGTGTGACTCATCAAACCTTTTATTACATACCATTTTGGGGCCTCAAAACCTCTAATTAAAATATTCTATttcataaaaaggaaaagaacaacaCATGGTAAATTAGTTTCTTAAAGAGGAAGAGGTTAAGTTATAGGGGATACGAAATAATGTTATATCTAATTTTTCACATTACGAAAATGACTTAATTATGTCCTGGTATTTGATTGCAAATATAAATTCCAAAATCATAAATCGATATCATCTTATTTTTCTTAGGTAAGAAACATAATCATCATCCGTTGG from Nicotiana tabacum cultivar K326 chromosome 24, ASM71507v2, whole genome shotgun sequence includes:
- the LOC107771014 gene encoding cysteine-rich receptor-like protein kinase 2, producing MEKVVTLVAFRLFVILSILLLPNVSEAEPRSQTVQIICGNQLEHNTTIYVPNFVATMETISEQMRTRGYGVAVTGTGLDANYGLAQCYGDLSLLDCVLCYAEARTVLPQCFPFNGGRIYLDGCFMRAENYTFYDQYLGPEDRHVCGNRTRKGSLFQQTARRAVQQAVANAPNNNGYASAEVAVPGATNETAYVLADCWRTLSANSCRACLQNASASMMGCLPWSEGRALYTGCFMRYSDVNFLNALATSGDSSSNGNVVVIVIAVVSAVVVLVVGAVIAFYMWKNKQIQKKRKGSNDVEKLVKTLHDSSLNFKYSTLEKATGSFDEANKLGQGGFGTVYKGVLPDGREIAVKRLFFNNKHRAADFYNEVNIISSVEHKNLVRLLGCSCSGPESLLVYEFLPNQSLDRFIFDPSKGKTLNWEKRFDIIIGTAEGLVYLHENNKTRIIHRDIKASNILLDSRLRAKIADFGLARSFQEDKSHISTAIAGTLGYMAPEYLAHGQLTEKADVYSFGVLLLEIVTGRQNNRSKHTEYSDSLISIAWQHFQHGRVEELFDPNLMLRNYHTINVKNEVLRVVHVGLLCTQEVPGLRPSMSKALQMLVKKEEELPAPTNPPFIDEKTMELHDPWDTPSYPHREGDSASIANISHSSFYPR